GAATTCAAGTCTATTGAAGGCAGTTACGTGTACAAGGGTGGAAAGATCTCCAAGGTGCCAGTTGACCAAAAAGAAGCACTCGCATCGGATCTTatgggtatgtttgagaagaGGCGTTTCCGCAACTTCTTGATCTACGTTCAAGACTTCCAAGAAGATGATCCCAAGACATGGAAGGATTTCGACCCCACAACTGCTAATATGCAAGCTCTTTATGACAAATTTGGTCTCGACCGAAACACTCAAGATTTTACTGGACATGCTTTGGCCCTTTATTTGGATGACAACTATCTACAGCAACCAGCTAGTCAAACCATCCGCCGTATCAAACTGTACTCCGATTCACTTGCACGGTATGGTAAGTCCCCTTACTTGTACCCCATGTATGGTCTAGGTGAGTTGCCACAAGGGTTTGCTCGTCTCTCTGCTATTTATGGAGGCACTTACATGTTGGACAAACCTATCGACGAGATTGTGATCGGAGAGGGAGGAAGGGTTGTCGGCGTCCGCTCCGGTAATGAAGTAGCCAAGTGTAAGCAGGTCTACTGTGATCCCAGTTATGTCCCAGACAGAGTCCGTAAGAAGGGTCAGGTGATCCGATGCATTTGCTTGTTGGATCATCCTATCAACAACACTAAGGATGCTCTGTCAACTCAGATCATTATTCCACAAAAGCAAGTGGGCAGGAATTCTGACATCTATGTCTCTGTGGTGTCTTACACACACCAGGTTGCTGCCAAAGGTTGGTTTGTTGCTATGGTGTCTACAACAGTGGAGACCAATGATCCTGAGTCTGAGATCAAACCTGGCATTGACCTATTGGGTTCCATTAGACAGAAGTTTGTGTCAGTTACAGACTACTATGAACCAACTGATGATGGAAGCCAGAGCCAAATCTTCATATCCGAGTCTTATGATGCTACCACTCACTTTGAGACCACTTGCTTAGATGTTCTTAAGATCTATAAGAGGGGAACTGGTGAAGATTTTGATTTCTCCAAAGTTAAGGTGGAATTGGGAGAGGAAGATCAATAAGTTTtcctatattatatctatgtatattattgcttgttattttgaaatttgttactaAACTGGCTCTATATTGTTCCATAGGGATTTTGGGTATGTCTATAAGAGATATGTGTATTTAGATGCGCATTATACTTCTCAGTGCTCCAGtcgatgattttattatttcttataaataattgcataatacatataagatttgttatttataggaattatcctttttttaaagatgcttttatataatttaagatacAAGGCTAAAGATAATCTGCACAAGCAGTTGTTTCTGTGCAAATATTTGCATTCCATTATTGGTACATTGTAACTTGTATCCATATCATACTTTTTATGTCAACTAATGAATGCTCACTGTACATCTTAATGTTCTGTGTATgatcatgaataaaattacattattatgtatcaatgtagttttcttttttccttGTGCCCTCttctattttaaacataaggtgaaaaagaaacaattatttatttataacatttttattaaaacagcttttaacattttaacttaatggatttattaatattcatcataaatattacaattttgagCTAGTTAGGTTTCCAGTCttacatattcaatatatattttatggcaaACAAATGATCATTTCTGCACCCTATGTATATGTAATCCCCATATACAGCTGGAGTGGAGAAAGTTTCATTTGGCAAATGGTACTCAGCTATTATCATTCCAGAATCTGCATCTAAAATACACAGTATCCCATTGTTTGATGCcgtcaaaattaatttatcactcAAGCTGCAAGGTGTAGAATATATTGGTGATGTGAGCTCAGCCTTCCAATTTAGACTTggttgaaaattctttatatttatgttgtatactttattatcGTGACAACCAAATATCATTTGCCACTTGAGTTTGTCCATTTCTCTAACAcaaatagaagaaaatatgTTTCCTTTTGCACCCTGGTATTTCCATATCTGAAAGTACAAATTCAATTGAGCAAAATATGttcacaaaaacatttattggtagcatattcatagatatttattttattcttatttgtcTTTCATTTCTAATCCTGTctcttttaagtattttttggaGAATTCTTACTGTAGGGTCTATATTTTTGGTGGTAGTTCCCTAGTTTTCTTTTTAGCACTgtcattttcaatataaaagtgGAATGAAACAAGAATATTCAAAAATCTAGACCTAAATTAGTTATCAATAAATGATAAGTAGGTGTTGCATgaagttaaaaatgttttaaagataaaacattgctaataacaaaaacagaaaaaaaatcataaaagggagcaatgaaaatattatatttgtacttaCAAACTAAACATTTTCAAGTTATGtcaaattctttttaaaaatacctatCACTAGTTTAATGGAAACAACTACTTTCTAGTGTAAGTCGACtaaaggtaaatatttaaatttttcgggaaaatgaaataagttttgCGTTAAAACTACAGTTTTTGGTGATTTTAAGGTTTGTGGAGGTGAGCAATCCTACAAATTTTCCCATACATCTACATCAAGTTTCTCACACAAGAAAAATCtgaaatattactaaaattgtGGACATCGTAGTAAAAGTAAAGATGTATTGTCTTGTGGAGGTGACAATTTTCGAAGAAACTTATTCtccgtatttaaaaaaaatggttaggtaatatttttatataggtattttgGTTTCGGTTCATCGTTGAATTTTGAGGCACTTCACAcgatatatgtttttttgccAACCACTCAATATAGCTATCAAATGATAGGGCTTGACTTACTACTATGACAAATTTCAAATCCAAAAAAATCCACTGGTTGGTGGCGGTAGGTTGGCGGGTGCcgagaaaaaaaaaggattttttgaTTTTAGCTTACTAATAAATGGAGCATCAACAAAATCAGTTcatccagtcgaaagttccgagttaacaaacaaaaaaaaatatagccgATTTGAGAAAGTCTTTTGAAGTCGTTTAGAAATTACATGCTGTTTTACCCCTTTTGTGTcaatttttagataaaaagtatatgcCATCTCCAAGGTTTAACTTATCTATAACTGGactaaaattcataaaaaaaatcaggtAAGCTGTTTTAGCGCGCAAATGGAAAGCAAAACCATattgtcgttttttccgttaaTGACTTCTTTAGTCCCATACatcaattcaattttgttatttccaGACTTATCTACTTACCTAGGTACTCTTTGAAAGGACTCTAAATTCAAACCACCTATGAAATATCTAATAGTaacaatcatcatcagcccatatatgttcccactgctgggacacaggcctcctatgagggtttaggtcATGATACACCACGCTGgccaggttggcagatgtcacatgtcgtcgaatttttgattcttggacatgccggtttcgtcacgatgttttccttcaccgtttttaagcagtggtgattcacatgtgcagataaataaaaaaatcaatttatttcctgcacactcACCCGGTCTCAAACCCCGATTTATCGAATATGAAATcagaggttctcaccactgagccaccactgcaaaAGTGACCATAATAGgcttatattgtataaatagatTGCATGCTACTAAATAGTCATGCAAGTTATACCTTAATCCCTTTCTCGACAGTCCGACAATGAATTTCGCCATTCACCTCAGCAAACACCACATATTTATCGTTGTCATAGAGCACGGGAGTAGCGAATACTGGGCTACCGAGCGTTCCCCGCCACactattgtttttgtttctgtgTGTATGCTGGCACATACACCCGAAAGTGTTCCGAGAAGAACAAATTCCTTTTTGGCAAGCACTAGGTCCGCGGATATAGCTTGATCAGTTATATTAACGACTTGGTTTATTTTGCCCGTCTAAAATGAAGAAAtgcagttttattaatatgcatatattaaaactattttaagcaaaaataattaaccgccttaatataaaaataaaaaagacaagtAAAAGTCAACttctcattaattatttttttggaaaaaaagaaGATAATTTACGGGTAGCTAGCTACCATTTAGTTAGCTAGTATTTAGGGTAGGTTTTCGAATTAGAGAAAAAATCATCCAGTCAGTTCACTAAGCCGTATGTAAGAATGATAAAAATCCATGGAAtattgtcgcttaagaaccacaggacagttTTTTGACATCATTGTTATgcatatcataattatatacataattcatatacatatttcatattatgtagaataaaaatgtgaaattgatattattttaaaagagcaactacagagtttcttgtcggctcttctctgtacaAAACTGCTTACCGAACCAGTAGTAAAAAAACTacgttatgacgattcaaaagtgcttcaataagaagtctaattgaatacttaaataaatgtttgagttcgagtttaagaatataaaaccAAATCGAACGTGATATGTATTAAAGATCAGTGTAGCTACAtaagtacaattaaaattgcaGAGATCACCAAGTTCATAAGACCTTGCTTTTTATGCTTAGTTAGACTTGAATGATTATCAAACTCGTTTCCTTCGGttctttaacaaaaaccaattaaaaataaaccttacTGTCTAGAAATAAAGGCAAATTTTTTAGCACCTAAGCAGGTAATGCTCTAAGAGTCTAGGTTGCAACTTGCAACCACGAAACTAATGCGtgatttaagaatttaatattaacaaagcGCACTTATCTAAAAGATTAAGTACATACCTATCacaatatatctatatgtattgtatttataccTATCTacctttttatgaatattttcgagtaaaagaaatttttaacaaaaattaaaatatcgtcagatatttatttgtaagtacaACATACCGCAATATCAATGCACCTTACATTCCCATCGTAGGAAGCTATGTACAGCTGGCCTCTACAAAACGTGGCCTTGCTTTTAATCATACAACCGATGTTTATCCTCCACAATTCCTTGCAACTTTCGAGCGTGAAGCATACAACAGTTCCGTCGTATGCACCGACGACACCACAAGGAGTTGTTAATGGAGCCTCACTGGTACAGTACACGGGGGCTTCGACCCTCGCTTTCACTTTTATCAGCCCTTGCATCAATCCACTGATTGCGTCAATTACGACAATCTTGCCGGAGTGGCTGCCCACTGTCACGTAGAgcttactaataataataaaaaaaaataaatgcaatttgcGGTACTAGAATGCCAGTACAGCTGTGGTTAATGTTGTAGGATAATGAGTTAGATATATGAGCTTCTTGTTTACAAGCTACatcattgataatataaaaggcAAATCTCAAACTGAGACTGAGACggtgtgtaaaaaaaaaaacaactcacTATCCATGTTGATAGAGTGACGGCGACGCATCTACACATTTCCCGGTATCATAAGACCACACAACCATAAAATCTATTGGGTTTGAGCTGGTTGGTATCTCCATTGCTTTCTTAATTGATTGAGATGTAGATAAAAAACTTTCTGTGTTTGAACGAGAccttaaacaaataatgaaaaatgaagAACATAAATTCTGCTCAAAATAGTTAACATTAATCACAGAAaggacaaatttaaatatttattgcatttttttttgctacaaATAAAGCCAGAAACACATTATAgttatgctttttatttatagtgtgATATCTTAGAACAATAAAACCATTTCATCAATTTGTCATTGTACAGATTAcctttttaatcttttttttggTTTGAGTTCCATGCCTAATTCTTTCACAGCTAGTTGCATTATATCTTCAATTGTACTTTTCCGTGACAGTAGATGTGGCAGGATTAATTTACCAAATTGTGGACAAGTTAAACATAGTTTATTGCACATAGATATGGCCAGAAATGAAGTTCCACCAAGGGAGAAATAATCTTTGTCCTTAATTTCTTCATAGGTAAAGTTTCTGTTCAGACTGAATTTTAGttctttcaaaaataacagttttagAGAGCTAACTGATTGAGGTAGCGGTAGGATTTTCTCAAACATCTGTGCTAATATTTGTCTTGATATTTTGCCATGTGGATTTGTAGGTAAATTGTCAACTCGTATTATCTTATCAGGCCAATGTTTATCATCCAGTTTGCATTTAAGAAAATCAGATAGCTCTTGGCTGCTCAAGGTTTCAGATGAAAAATACACAACAAGAAGTAATGGTTTTGGCAACCACACACACGAACAAGTTTTTACTCTCGGACATTGCATTATAGTAGCTTCAATGAGTTGTAAATTCACTTTATGTCCAAATCTTTTAATAGTGTCATCTCTTCGACCCCTGTAGTAAATAGTACCATTACGAATTTCTCCCATATCACCAGtgtctataaattttaaagagcTTTCTTCATCTACTCcattggttttatttaaaatcacacATTTTCTTGTTTTGCTCActgaaaaagataaaatatattattgtgttaacAATCATTCATCACAAGGCAcagatgaataaatttttgttcagATTTGCAGTGAAATCgtcattaacatttaaatattaataaacagttttgctttaagtatataaaaaaactgtcaacatactcaaaataattttccctgtgcttttgtttttcttttgtggTTCAACTACTATATTAGTTTCTGATAAGGAGTTGCCAAGTGGCACTTCCTTGTCATTTTGTATCCTGTTGAGATCTAACTCTGCCACACACGCCCAACAGGACATCTCTGTAACACCATACAGAGCAAAAATCTTTGTTCTATTGTTAACATGCTTCAATTCTTTCAACCTTTTAATACCATTCAGAGGCTCTCCACCCAAtgccaatatttttaaactggaTTGTGCAGACAAAATTTTGTTCCTTATGTCGGCGTTAGAAAACTGGAAAAACTTTGATGGTGTTGTTTGCCAGAATGTTATAGAATTATCTGGATTTTCAGGGAATAATATGTCTGTTTTTGCTGGAGCTATCATCAGTGAAGCTCCATTCATACATGCAAGGAGGATTTCTATCATTGATGGATCAAATGTAAGTGGTgttgaaaagtaaataatgtcACGTTGTtctatttcaaacattttggTCAAGTCATCAACATTTGgttgtatacattttatggGCACTTGTATATGCTTTGGGTCTCCTGTGCTACCAGAAGTCATggcaataaatgaatattctgGCCCATACTGAGAATTGTTAGCATTATTgacttgaaaattataaatgtgaattattaaattaaagacaGTAATTGTTTTCTCTGGCCTcttgtttaatatttctgAGGAAGAAAGATCTTCTGCatattttatggaaataattacattaaattttaattccgATATAATTTGTTCCAGGTTCTGTGATGGATCAAGAAACATGAATGTTGTACAGCATTTGTGTGCACTGAAATTAGACAAAAATTGTTATCTCTACAGCGCAAGATAAATGCAAGTTAAAAAACCATTTGTAGTACTCACGCTGCTACTATACAAGGGACAATAATATTTCTCTCGGTTATTAATCCAATTATTCCTTTATTGCAATTGAGTTGTTGTAAGTTTTGTGATATGTATTCACAAACGCCGTATAGCTcagaatatgtataatttttatagagaCCATTATTGTAATGCCGAACAGCAATATTTGCAGGATAATTTGCACATGTATTAACGAAAACGTCGTAATAGCCTCGTTTGAACTTcatttagatataaaacaattttacagcttttactaattattatcattagttTGTACAgtcaatttatcaaatatttactatttaagcCATAATAAATCATTGGAGTCCAAATtactaattgttataaaaatggttttgttgttttgtatttgttttcaaacTGTCATCGCCGTGAAGGTCAAATTTCTAAAATGTCAACTGtcaaatttcttaaaaactcTTTTGTCTATGATCACGGGTGCATAatcattttatctatttctattttataattatagttctaaaaagtatttattttaatatatacgtaaGATGTGAAAATTAATGATCCGAAAAATATTGGGATAAACATTTGTGATAAGGTAAGCGTTTGATTTTGAATGATTTCGTAGGTTTCTGGACTGAAAAAGTGGatgatgaatttaatatttttaattagtatgtGAGGATTTTAACAGCCAGcagcttttaaaaaaaatcataattgtgAATTAATAATGGAATCTGTTTTGCTCCGTTCGTtgtttcacaataaaaaaatctctctAATGGTTAAACACGAAATAACGTAAagtaagttattttatgtggttcattataaaagatacgtttgcaatttaaattatgagtagaaaacatttttgttgaaGTTTGTCCATCTATATTGAATCACGagttgtttttctatttaaccCTTGAGAATGTAAAGAATTAGTATGCTCCATGAAACTTAAAAACTAAACTCAAAATTCGCCAGTTATCAACATTCGTGCTCTTTTCTGTTCCTATAAATTTAACTGAAACAGGTAAATTCATCTGCTCTTAATTGACATATTCTTTCCCCATTTTCgcatcattttttattatatacaacacTTCTCTTGGCCGTACAGTGATGTAGTGTATGTACCCTTTTGGTAATTAGAGACTTTCTTGCTAGCTGAATTATTcaacacataatttttttgaattcgaAACAGTAAttcttcaaacaaacaatttagcgaccaattaaacaaaattaaaaaaaaaaagttctatGTTACTCGGTAATGATGATACTttctaattgtaaaatatcctTTAAAATCGTATAGCAACGcgttttttgagtttatttatagcataGAAAAATACGGAGGAGGACAATAACGATGGTGGCTCCCGAAAGACGTTTCTTTCAAGTTATTCAAGTTTTTCGCAGTTCGGCTGATTTTTGTAATACTTTccttctattattaaaattcgtaTGTAAGCTTTTAGTAACACAACGTACCAAAGTCAAAATAGCGGAAAAACtcgtgaataatttaaattaattagaatgtGAATTTTAATTGTGCTCGGTTCAGTATTTATCTCTAGTTATGTATTACAGATACAGATAACTGTCATAATTTTGTCACCTATTTAATAGTTgggtttgatttttattattcggtTAAATTTGTCTTAATAAGCAAGTTTGTTCGTATTGATTGAACATTTGTTTAACTTCAATGGTTATCACCCAAGATTTTTATTCGTAGAA
The sequence above is a segment of the Zerene cesonia ecotype Mississippi chromosome 17, Zerene_cesonia_1.1, whole genome shotgun sequence genome. Coding sequences within it:
- the LOC119833202 gene encoding rab GDP dissociation inhibitor alpha, producing MDEEYDAIVLGTGLKECIISGMLSVSGKKVLHIDRNKYYGGESASITPLEELFSKFNAPPPDETYGRGRDWNVDLIPKFLMANGLLVKLLIHTGVTRYLEFKSIEGSYVYKGGKISKVPVDQKEALASDLMGMFEKRRFRNFLIYVQDFQEDDPKTWKDFDPTTANMQALYDKFGLDRNTQDFTGHALALYLDDNYLQQPASQTIRRIKLYSDSLARYGKSPYLYPMYGLGELPQGFARLSAIYGGTYMLDKPIDEIVIGEGGRVVGVRSGNEVAKCKQVYCDPSYVPDRVRKKGQVIRCICLLDHPINNTKDALSTQIIIPQKQVGRNSDIYVSVVSYTHQVAAKGWFVAMVSTTVETNDPESEIKPGIDLLGSIRQKFVSVTDYYEPTDDGSQSQIFISESYDATTHFETTCLDVLKIYKRGTGEDFDFSKVKVELGEEDQ
- the LOC119833321 gene encoding beta-alanine-activating enzyme, whose product is MKFKRGYYDVFVNTCANYPANIAVRHYNNGLYKNYTYSELYGVCEYISQNLQQLNCNKGIIGLITERNIIVPCIVAAAHKCCTTFMFLDPSQNLEQIISELKFNVIISIKYAEDLSSSEILNKRPEKTITVFNLIIHIYNFQVNNANNSQYGPEYSFIAMTSGSTGDPKHIQVPIKCIQPNVDDLTKMFEIEQRDIIYFSTPLTFDPSMIEILLACMNGASLMIAPAKTDILFPENPDNSITFWQTTPSKFFQFSNADIRNKILSAQSSLKILALGGEPLNGIKRLKELKHVNNRTKIFALYGVTEMSCWACVAELDLNRIQNDKEVPLGNSLSETNIVVEPQKKNKSTGKIILMSKTRKCVILNKTNGVDEESSLKFIDTGDMGEIRNGTIYYRGRRDDTIKRFGHKVNLQLIEATIMQCPRVKTCSCVWLPKPLLLVVYFSSETLSSQELSDFLKCKLDDKHWPDKIIRVDNLPTNPHGKISRQILAQMFEKILPLPQSVSSLKLLFLKELKFSLNRNFTYEEIKDKDYFSLGGTSFLAISMCNKLCLTCPQFGKLILPHLLSRKSTIEDIMQLAVKELGMELKPKKRLKRSRSNTESFLSTSQSIKKAMEIPTSSNPIDFMVVWSYDTGKCVDASPSLYQHGYKLYVTVGSHSGKIVVIDAISGLMQGLIKVKARVEAPVYCTSEAPLTTPCGVVGAYDGTVVCFTLESCKELWRINIGCMIKSKATFCRGQLYIASYDGNVRCIDIATGKINQVVNITDQAISADLVLAKKEFVLLGTLSGVCASIHTETKTIVWRGTLGSPVFATPVLYDNDKYVVFAEVNGEIHCRTVEKGIKIWKYQGAKGNIFSSICVREMDKLKWQMIFGCHDNKVYNINIKNFQPSLNWKAELTSPIYSTPCSLSDKLILTASNNGILCILDADSGMIIAEYHLPNETFSTPAVYGDYIYIGCRNDHLFAIKYILNM